The window TTTAGCTTCCTTTCCGGATTTGTGTTTAGGAGCGGCTATTTGGTCGGTCTGGTAGGCTCGCAAGCCGCTAGTCGCGGCTTGCAGTTTCTTACAACAAACCCCATCGCATCCTTGGCAACTGGCTGTTTTTTCATGATTTTCGTAAGATTTTTTAGGCAACAGACCGGCTCCTGTCAAAAATACGCACCTGCCCCAGAATGATCTCGGCCGCATTCTCAGCGATGACCATGGTCGGGGCGTTGGTGTTTCCAGCGACAAGGCTTGGCATGATGGATGCGTCCACCACTCGCAGCCCAGATACACCGCGAACCTTAAGCTCGGGGTCGACCACAGAATCCTTGTCCGCACCCATTCGGCATGTACCAACCGGATGATAGATTGTTTCTGCGCTTTCCCGAATGAATGCCGCGATCTCATCGTCGGTCTGTACAGATTTACCGGGGTGCACTTCGTATTTGCTGTGCGCAGACATTGCCGGCGCTTCGAGTATCCTGCGCCCAGCTTTGAAGGCTGCAATCATCGTTCCCATATCTTCCGGATCGCTAAGATAATTCGGCTGAATCAGAGGATCGTCCATCGGATCCGGGCTTTTGAGGCCGATATAGCCGCGGCTCTTGGGCAAAAGATCGCAGATGTGAAGCGTATAGCCATAACCAAAAGCGATCTTGCGGCCATGATCTTTCAGATATGTGGGCAGGAAGTGAAACTGAACATTCGGCCTATCGCGTTCAGGGGACGACTTAATGAACCCACCGCTTTCCGCAACATTTGACGTGAGAAACCCTTTACGTCTGAAGATGTAGGAAAACAAACCACCAATGCCACGCGGCAGAAAGCTGGGCGCGACACCGATCGGGCGCCGTGAGCTAGCAGCATGCATAATCGTTACATCGAGGTGGTCGGCCATGTTCTTGCCAACCTCGGGAAGGTCGTGAACGACGGCTAGACCATGCCGTTTAATTTCTTGGGCATCCCCGATACCCGACAGAAGGAGGAGTTGAGGCGAATTCACGGCCCCGCCGGACAGGATCACTTCGCCGCCGGCATTGAGACGCAGTTGGCGATATTCGCCACTTTGCTGTAAGGTGACACCGGTTGCCGTCTTTTCCTCCATGACAACGCGGGTCACGCGGGCGTCGGTGAAAATCTCAAGGTTGGACCGGGCCTCAGCCCCGCGCAGGAAAGCTTGCGCCGAGCTCCAACGCCGACCATCCTTTTGCGTGACCTGATACATGCCCAGGCCCTCTTGTTCGGCGCTGTTGAAATCGCCGTTGTGGGGGATCTGCAGTTCGCGCCCAGCCTGTACGAAATCACGGCTCAGAGGGTTCACGGTTTTCAGCTCACTCACGGAGAGCTCGCCGCCCCTACC is drawn from Pseudophaeobacter arcticus DSM 23566 and contains these coding sequences:
- a CDS encoding GMC family oxidoreductase, producing the protein MYDYIIVGAGSAGCVLANRLSANPAKRVALIEAGPKDKSPLIHMPLGIALLANSKKLNWAFDTEPQEHLNGRKLFWPRGKTLGGSSSINAMVYIRGHKADYDYWASEAGTDVWGWDRMTDLFKRIEDNHRFGATETHGRGGELSVSELKTVNPLSRDFVQAGRELQIPHNGDFNSAEQEGLGMYQVTQKDGRRWSSAQAFLRGAEARSNLEIFTDARVTRVVMEEKTATGVTLQQSGEYRQLRLNAGGEVILSGGAVNSPQLLLLSGIGDAQEIKRHGLAVVHDLPEVGKNMADHLDVTIMHAASSRRPIGVAPSFLPRGIGGLFSYIFRRKGFLTSNVAESGGFIKSSPERDRPNVQFHFLPTYLKDHGRKIAFGYGYTLHICDLLPKSRGYIGLKSPDPMDDPLIQPNYLSDPEDMGTMIAAFKAGRRILEAPAMSAHSKYEVHPGKSVQTDDEIAAFIRESAETIYHPVGTCRMGADKDSVVDPELKVRGVSGLRVVDASIMPSLVAGNTNAPTMVIAENAAEIILGQVRIFDRSRSVA